A single window of Candidatus Acidiferrales bacterium DNA harbors:
- a CDS encoding 4Fe-4S binding protein: MFHTDRILGFMPVDWRLELTRYGWVRALLKSRWMPFIPIVVNLFIFTVILMAGYYGGTAPGNYNFGIMIVWIVWWVVLMMVLVPGGSRAWCTGCPLPVLGEWLQRLTLLGVRHDKKGNFFIGLKKRWPKSLSNMWIMNFLFLATTFTTGFITTRPIATFILLGVIIALDVVLSMIYHKRAFCLYVCPVSGFQGLYSNFAITEVRVKDPNICKGHKNKGCVVGNECGYGCPWMLLPYTFKRNTYCGMCFECFKTCEYDNMALNLRPPGTDLLVDDNRRLDESWKAFIMLGISIFFFLVMQGPWGALKDWTNAATWGGYLTFIGVHSLFNLAVIPAIFLGFIWWSRRMARAPEVPLKKAYINFSYTLVPLGLVAWIAFSFGILLPNSSYVLHILSDPFAWGWDLFGTAHFPWTPFWTGIMPWIQAVCLLVGLLFSLDFAYRLARQTYPSEAQAGRGLLPVALFLTLATGALLWLFIG; this comes from the coding sequence ATGTTTCACACCGATCGGATTCTGGGATTCATGCCCGTGGACTGGCGGCTGGAACTGACCCGGTACGGCTGGGTGCGCGCCCTGTTGAAGAGCCGCTGGATGCCTTTCATCCCCATCGTCGTCAACCTGTTCATCTTCACCGTCATTCTGATGGCGGGTTACTACGGGGGCACTGCGCCGGGGAACTACAACTTCGGCATCATGATCGTGTGGATCGTCTGGTGGGTGGTTCTGATGATGGTGCTGGTGCCGGGCGGTTCGCGGGCCTGGTGCACGGGGTGTCCGCTGCCGGTGCTGGGCGAATGGCTGCAGCGGCTGACCCTGCTGGGCGTGCGTCACGACAAGAAAGGCAACTTCTTCATCGGCCTGAAGAAGCGCTGGCCGAAATCGCTCAGCAATATGTGGATCATGAACTTCCTGTTTCTGGCCACCACGTTCACCACCGGCTTCATCACCACCCGGCCCATTGCCACGTTCATCCTGCTTGGCGTCATCATTGCCCTGGACGTCGTCCTCTCGATGATCTACCACAAGCGCGCCTTCTGCCTGTACGTCTGCCCGGTCAGCGGCTTCCAGGGACTCTATTCAAACTTCGCCATCACCGAAGTGCGCGTGAAAGACCCGAACATCTGCAAGGGGCACAAGAACAAGGGCTGCGTGGTGGGGAACGAGTGCGGCTACGGTTGTCCCTGGATGCTGCTGCCCTATACCTTCAAGCGCAACACCTACTGCGGCATGTGCTTCGAGTGCTTCAAGACCTGCGAGTACGACAACATGGCCCTGAACCTGCGCCCGCCCGGCACCGATCTGCTGGTGGACGACAACCGGCGGCTCGATGAATCCTGGAAGGCCTTCATCATGCTCGGCATCTCCATCTTTTTCTTCCTGGTGATGCAAGGCCCCTGGGGAGCGCTGAAAGACTGGACCAACGCGGCCACCTGGGGCGGTTACCTGACATTTATCGGCGTGCACTCGTTGTTCAACCTGGCTGTGATCCCGGCCATCTTCTTGGGGTTCATCTGGTGGTCGCGGCGGATGGCGCGTGCCCCCGAGGTGCCGCTCAAGAAGGCTTACATCAATTTTTCCTATACGCTGGTGCCGCTGGGGTTGGTGGCGTGGATCGCGTTCAGCTTCGGCATCTTGCTCCCCAACAGCAGCTACGTGCTCCACATCCTCTCCGACCCGTTTGCCTGGGGCTGGGACTTGTTTGGCACCGCTCACTTCCCATGGACACCGTTCTGGACAGGGATCATGCCCTGGATTCAAGCCGTCTGCTTGCTGGTGGGGCTGCTGTTCTCGCTCGACTTTGCCTACCGGCTCGCCCGGCAAACCTATCCCAGCGAAGCCCAGGCT
- a CDS encoding ferritin family protein, with amino-acid sequence MSPQEALWVAVAIEDRNAEIYENFAVMFRDYDPETLAIFREMGAEERGHKTELEARYRERYGPETLALQPEDIQQPIEAPIIEHGELFIYEGLSMRGALEVGLRAEREARDFYRQLAARTGDEALRALYRELADTEDDHEIRLLNKIREYAEKG; translated from the coding sequence CTGAGCCCGCAAGAAGCCCTCTGGGTCGCCGTCGCTATCGAAGACCGCAACGCCGAGATCTACGAAAACTTCGCCGTCATGTTCCGCGATTACGACCCTGAAACCCTAGCCATCTTCCGCGAGATGGGCGCCGAGGAGCGGGGGCACAAGACCGAACTCGAGGCGCGCTACCGCGAGCGCTATGGCCCGGAGACGCTCGCGCTGCAGCCCGAGGATATCCAGCAACCCATCGAAGCTCCCATCATCGAACACGGCGAGCTGTTCATCTACGAGGGCCTTTCCATGCGCGGGGCTCTCGAAGTGGGCCTGCGCGCTGAGCGCGAGGCGCGGGATTTCTACCGGCAACTGGCCGCCCGGACCGGCGACGAGGCGCTGCGCGCGCTCTACCGGGAGCTGGCTGATACCGAAGACGACCACGAAATTCGCCTGTTGAACAAGATCCGCGAGTACGCCGAAAAGGGCTGA
- a CDS encoding Rrf2 family transcriptional regulator, with translation MGKILQELVRKGLLASRRGPGGGFRLARRPQLITLRDIVAAVDGLDHFLECAVGLERCADDAPCPLHHTWKGLRGRILSYLETTSVAEMARAVARKKELVRRKGRRKA, from the coding sequence ATGGGGAAGATTCTGCAAGAGCTGGTGCGGAAGGGGCTGCTCGCGTCGCGGCGCGGGCCGGGCGGCGGGTTCCGCCTGGCGCGTCGCCCCCAACTGATCACCCTGCGGGACATCGTCGCTGCCGTCGATGGGCTGGACCATTTCCTGGAATGTGCGGTGGGCCTGGAACGCTGCGCCGACGATGCCCCCTGCCCGCTGCACCACACCTGGAAGGGATTGCGCGGCCGGATCCTGAGCTATCTGGAGACGACCAGCGTGGCCGAGATGGCCCGAGCCGTGGCCCGCAAAAAAGAATTGGTGCGGCGAAAAGGTCGGCGCAAGGCCTGA